A segment of the Fusobacterium ulcerans genome:
GAGTAAATTTTTGAAGCTACATAAGCTGTTATCGGCACTGCAACCAAAATACCTATGCTTCCACAAAAAGCTCTTAATATCTCAACAACTATTGATTCAAAGTTTAATATTCTTATAAGTGGATATTGACTTTTTTGTAGGTATATAAAAATGGTAGTCATAAGACTGCTTCCTATATAAGCAAGAATAAGTGTATTGATCATTGTTCCAATGATATCACTTCCTATTCGCATTCCAGAAAGAAACAATTCTTTTCCATGTATATCTTGATTTTTTTCTTTTATTTCATTCAATGCTGAAGAGATAGACATAGCTACGTCCATTACAGCTCCCATACTTCCGAGTATAACCCCAGCTGAGATAACCTCTTTTATTTTTATATTCTGCAACATAGAAGCATAATTTAAAGCCTCAGTTGTAACATATCCAGTCAATCTCATTGTATTTACAAAAGTGAAAGACAGTATCCCTGCCACTAAAACTCCACCTATTGCCCCTAATATTGCTATTATCCCCTTGTTATTAAAACCTGTCATGAGATATATAGTAACTATAGAAGCAAAGAGGGCTGTTATAACTGATAATAATATTGGAGAATATCCAACTATTATTCCTGGAATAAAAACTTTATATATGAATACAACTACAAGTAAAAGCGCTATCATCGCTTTAAATCCTTTGAACTTTGAAAAAGCCAAAGTTGTAATTACAAAAAGTGCTCCTAAATATATTATGTCATTTCTTTTATCTTTGTCTGCTACATAATATTTTTCATTTCCCTCTTCATCAATATCATGATAAAGAACTACATTGTCTCCCTCTTTTACATTTATATTAAAAGCATCTTCCCTATAGATAGGAAATTCAACAAGAATTTTATCCCCTTTCCTATCTCCTTCCATTATAACCACATCATAAAGAAGTATTTCTTTTAACTCTTCAACTTCTTCCTCTGGTGAAAGACAGTCTTCCAATTTCAATATTTTCCCTTTTATGTATTCCTCTTGAGAATATACTGTCATAGAAAATAATGAGTATATCATTAATGCTAGTAATAAAATTTTTTTCATAATCCTCTCCTGTTATCATTTATCCCCATACTTAGTAGAATACTTTAAATCCATACAAAATTCAACTTTTATTTTAAAAAAATTATAAAAAAAACGAGGATATCTCCTCGTTCTTTATTTAATTATTTTCTGATTCCTAATCTAGCGATTAAGTTTCTGTATCCTTCAAGATCTTTCTTAGTTAGGTAAGCTAGTAATCTTTTTCTTTGTCCTACCATTTTTAATAATCCTAATCTTGAGTGGAAGTCTTTTTTGTGAACTCTTAAGTGATCAGTTAGGTGATTGATCTTTTCAGTAAGAAGTGCGATTTGTACTTCAGTAGATCCTGTATCTCCTTCAAATTTTCCAAACTCTTTAACTATTTCTGCTTTACTTCTCATAGCCATTTTATGTTTCCTCCTAAATTATATATTATTTGAGCCAAGTAATACGGGGCTAATCGTAAAACTGAGCACAAATTTACTAGATAATCATATCATATTATCTAAAAAATGTAAATGCTTTATTATTTTTATTCTTGATTTTCTTTATCAAATTCCTTATCTTCTTCTATTTTTTCAATTACTTCTTCTTTTTCTTTCTCTTCTATAACTTCATCAGCTTTTATTTCAGCAGCTTCTTTTTTTGATTCAGCTAAATCAGCAAGAGTCTTTCCGTTCATTAAAGCTTCAAATTCTGCTCTGTTAAGAGTTTCTTTTTCTAATAAAGCTTTTGCTATGACATCTAATTTAT
Coding sequences within it:
- a CDS encoding YibE/F family protein encodes the protein MKKILLLALMIYSLFSMTVYSQEEYIKGKILKLEDCLSPEEEVEELKEILLYDVVIMEGDRKGDKILVEFPIYREDAFNINVKEGDNVVLYHDIDEEGNEKYYVADKDKRNDIIYLGALFVITTLAFSKFKGFKAMIALLLVVVFIYKVFIPGIIVGYSPILLSVITALFASIVTIYLMTGFNNKGIIAILGAIGGVLVAGILSFTFVNTMRLTGYVTTEALNYASMLQNIKIKEVISAGVILGSMGAVMDVAMSISSALNEIKEKNQDIHGKELFLSGMRIGSDIIGTMINTLILAYIGSSLMTTIFIYLQKSQYPLIRILNFESIVVEILRAFCGSIGILVAVPITAYVASKIYSKK
- the rpsO gene encoding 30S ribosomal protein S15, coding for MRSKAEIVKEFGKFEGDTGSTEVQIALLTEKINHLTDHLRVHKKDFHSRLGLLKMVGQRKRLLAYLTKKDLEGYRNLIARLGIRK